A DNA window from Camelina sativa cultivar DH55 chromosome 13, Cs, whole genome shotgun sequence contains the following coding sequences:
- the LOC104734556 gene encoding small RNA degrading nuclease 2 has translation MEGVLATAEGNVLAKLVKIAQKRGLKGEHGTWKEFLDFYDKQPGSSSLSDPSKRNRDDLVAFLTTLKKKEDLQVLASALKLENDLFEKFRKRSLDETAEQRLVRMTLTHKEYPVDYLFPSNAEDWVVRGLGKKTMEPTKIEMIAIDCEMVLCEDGSEAVVRVAAVDRDLKVILDEFVKPHQPVVDYRTFITGLAAKDLEKATLSVADIQEKLQMFLSEDTVLVGQSLNNDLKVLKMDHARVIDTSLVFKYNYDGTRKPLRLKKTSLNYLCKCILGYEVQKEGVPHNCVHDAEAAMKLVLAILENGVETSVPLSKEMVEADKSRLYLHRIPCNVPYEELNGIVSRDIPHDIKV, from the exons ATGGAGGGCGTGCTAGCTACGGCAGAGGGAAAC GTTTTAGCAAAGCTGGTGAAGATAGCGCAGAAGCGAGGTTTAAAAGGCGAACATGGAACATGGAAGGAGTTTCTAGATTTTTACGACAAACAGCCCGGATCCTCGAGCTTGAGTGATCCTTCCAAGCGGAACCGAGATGATTTGGTCGCTTTTCTTACTACActcaagaagaaagaagatttgcag GTGTTGGCTAGTGCTCTGAAACTCGAGAATGATCTTTTTGAGAAATTCAGAAAGAGATCTCTGGATGAGACTGCTGAGCAG AGGCTAGTTCGAATGACTCTTACGCATAAGGAGTACCCAGTAGACTACTTGTTCCCATCTAACGCTGAG GATTGGGTTGTAAGAGGGCTTGGAAAGAAGACGATGGAACCGACCAAGATCGAAATGATTGCCATTGATTGTGAGATGGTTCTTTGTGAAGATGGGAGTGAAGCTGTTGTAAGAGTT GCTGCAGTTGACCGTGATTTAAAGGTGATTCTTGACGAATTTGTGAAACCGCATCAACCTGTTGTTGACTATAGGACTTTCATTACTGGACTTGCTGCTAAAGATCTTGAAAAGGCTACTCTCTCTGTGGCAGATATACAG GAAAAATTGCAGATGTTTCTCTCTGAGGATACTGTTTTGGTAGGTCAAAGCTTGAATAATGATCTAAAAG TACTGAAGATGGATCATGCCAGAGTAATAGATACTTCACTTGTGTTTAAGTATAACTATGACGGTACAAGAAAGCCTTTACGACTTAAAAAAACTTCTTTGAATTATCTGTGCAAG TGTATATTGGGATATGAAGTGCAGAAAGAAGGTGTTCCCCACAATTGTGTTCATGATGCAGAAGCTGCAATGAAACTTGTACTTGCTATACTAGAGAATGGAGTAGAGACCTCTGTTCCACTATCTAAAGAG ATGGTGGAAGCTGACAAGTCAAGGCTCTACCTTCATAGAATCCCTTGCAATGTTCCTTATGAAGAGTTAAATGGAATTGTATCCAGGGATATCCCACATGACATTAAGGTATGA
- the LOC104734554 gene encoding putative RING-H2 finger protein ATL35 has product MNQIKRWVFDHQINQVVMQKQKSPRVFFFYPISFSPRSQSISESRFAITLKTFRRDIYRPITGKERLFGQTSLGRPSVQIKFEIPTEFLASSNVEACRRHVSFVLANVEPRIREIIVLYGIQLIGESRGRAFELKADAEDVEYHLMEESKGWTTSTCIPKSTTTPVEECTICLEDLCDDEKTVVAHDCCHVFHKLCLWRWIWTKSTCPLCRDPIYSRPNPN; this is encoded by the coding sequence ATGAATCAAATCAAGCGTTGGGTTTTTGATCATCAAATCAACCAAGTCGTCATGCAAAAGCAAAAGAGTCCGCGAGTATTTTTCTTCTACCCTATCAGTTTCTCACCGCGCTCCCAGTCAATTTCGGAAAGCCGTTTCGCTATAACTCTAAAGACTTTCCGGAGAGATATTTACCGTCCGATCACGGGGAAAGAACGACTATTCGGACAGACATCACTAGGTCGTCCTTCAGTTCAAATCAAATTCGAGATCCCTACAGAGTTTCTAGCCTCCTCTAACGTGGAAGCATGCCGACGACACGTGTCGTTCGTTTTGGCGAATGTTGAGCCAAGAATTCGGGAGATTATTGTTCTGTATGGCATTCAACTCATCGGAGAGAGCCGAGGAAGAGCTTTCGAGCTCAAAGCTGATGCGGAAGATGTTGAATATCACTTGATGGAAGAAAGCAAAGGCTGGACAACTTCTACTTGTATCCCTAAATCGACTACTACTCCGGTCGAGGAATGTACTATATGCCTTGAAGACTTATGCGACGACGAAAAAACTGTAGTGGCACATGATTGTTGTCATGTTTTTCATAAACTCTGTCTTTGGCGTTGGATTTGGACCAAAAGCACTTGTCCTCTTTGTCGTGATCCTATTTATTCAAGACCCAACCCAAATTAA
- the LOC104734555 gene encoding trihelix transcription factor ASIL2-like, whose amino-acid sequence METTTTTPQSKSSGSHRPPLGREDWWSEEATATLVEAWGNRYVKLHHGNLRQNDWKDVADAVNSRHGDNARAKTDVQCKNRIDTLKKKYKTEKAKLSPSTWRFFDRLDFLIGPVVKKSTRGGVVVKSVVPVVNPSHLTPAGSESSLDDDDDDDDDDESNDWEFVARKHPRVEEVDLSEEGSTCRELATAILRFGEVYERIEGKKQQMMIELEKQRMEVTKEVELKRLNMLMEMQLEIEKSKQRKRRVGSGMEL is encoded by the exons ATGGAGACGACAACGACGACGCCGCAGTCAAAATCGAGTGGCTCCCACCGTCCGCCGTTGGGAAGAGAAGACTGGTGGAGCGAGGAAGCGACGGCGACGCTGGTCGAAGCTTGGGGTAATCGTTACGTCAAGCTCCACCACGGAAACCTCCGGCAGAATGACTGGAAAGATGTCGCCGACGCCGTTAACTCTAGGCACGGCGATAACGCCCGCGCAAAGACCGACGTACAGTGTAAGAACCGGATCGataccttgaagaagaagtacaAAACAGAGAAGGCTAAACTCTCGCCGTCGACTTGGCGTTTCTTTGACCGCCTCGATTTCTTGATCGGTCCTGTTGTAAAGAAATCGACACGTGGTGGAGTGGTTGTCAAATCAGTGGTGCCTGTTGTGAACCCTAGTCATCTGACTCCAGCCGGATCCGAAAGCTCTCTTgacgatgatgacgatgatgatgatgacgacgagtCTAATGATTGGGAGTTTGTTGCTAGGAAGCATCCTCGTGTGGAAGAAGTAGATCTGAGTGAAGAAGGATCGACGTGTAGGGAACTAGCTACGGCGATTCTTAGGTTCGGGGAAGTGTACGAGAGGATTGAAGGTAAGAAGCAGCAGATGATGATTGAGTTGGAGAAGCAGAGAATGGAAGTTACAAAGGAGGTAGAGTTAAAACGACTCAACATGTTGATGGAGATGCAACTAGAGATTGAGAAATCTAAGCAACGGAAACGTAGAGTTGGTTCAG GTATGGAATTGTAG